The following DNA comes from Syngnathoides biaculeatus isolate LvHL_M chromosome 18, ASM1980259v1, whole genome shotgun sequence.
CATTGACTGCAACGTGAcatattttgcacatttgatCTTCTCCGTGTGGCAGCTTAGCAGTGATGCTAGTAGGGAAAAGTcaccgtttttgttttgtttttgttttgttttttaaattgtcgTCAAGTAATGCTTCCCCTGCCGTTTCTTACTTCTTGGGATGTAGCGAAATATTAGGCTTGTGGCCGTCTGTCCAAGTGGGTTCACGAGTTGGAAAGTCAAATCAGCCAAGtcgacccccctccccccctagAGACAACACGTGTGGTGCTGTGAGCAGAAGCAGTAACTGTCTACAAgttgatatttttcaatttataaaGTAGATGTGTGGTCTTTGAAGCATCTCGGTACTGAAGTTGGATCAACTaaactttgattttatttttacacggtgtttggatttttttttttttttatgttttaaataaACGATACAAAAATTCTTACAGTGGCCTTTGTGTTATTGACATTGACGCCATGAAAGAAGCACGCTGGGTTGTCATCGCTTGAGTTTGTGTGTCACTTATTCTAAAATGAAATCACGGGTGAAAGCAAGTAATTTCctttattcaatattttacatttgtcagGTGTGCTTTttcaccagtattttttttttccccagaacgAGCGAGCATCGCTGACTTGTTTTTCAGGCgcccgccatcttgtgtgtcacagaggtcagagaacacaggtgaaagGTGAAGTTtgtttctatcgttaatttatccgattggtttAAGAGTTATGACGTCGTAGAAAAGGGAATCTGGGGCCGTGGTGACGTCATCGTAAACCTATCAATTTTGGTGCCATTGTGTTACGCAACAATGCCGGAGAAAAGGCTGGGGGCGGGGGCGTTGTCACTTATTGAAGACTTTTGACACGCAACAGAATTATTCTTCTAAGGTCAAGTTTTAAGAGAACGAATCATTTGCAACATGTGCTCCAAATGGAGCGCAAAACTGAAAGCTTTGTCAATGATGATTTCATATTTCATCTGCCAGTGAAAGAGACGAGAATGggcgcttgtttttttttttttttttaatgattgtcaTCACACAACAACGTCAACAGCGATAAATCGCGACAGGGACGCTACCTTCATTTTCGCAGCGATTAATGACAAGACAGATGCAGTCAGTTTTCCACATTGAAGATGGCGGCGACATTGACGCACGATTCTGCGCCGAGGAGGGTTCTTGGCCGGTCGCGCTCTATGGCAAGCTTCCTTTTTTGACGTAGAACGAGACAACCCCACGTGACGTGACGTCAGACGTATTTTGGTAAGACACCAGGAAGAGCTGAGAGCGACAACGACGACGAAAGTAGACCGAAACCGGAGAACCGAGAGCGAGCGACCGAGCACCAATCCGCCTTCACTCGACGCGACAGTTTTGAACACGCTTCGTCGGGAAAGCAAGTGCGCGACGGACGAATGCCCAGCATGGATAGTATCCTTGTCAAAAGCGGGTCAGGCGAACGCCGACGCGAGGGTTCGAGGGCCGAACATGAGACGAGTCGAGGACTTGACCCGGACGGTACTCGTTGCGTTCACGTATGTTCCGAACTTGGAACCGTTTCTTCGCCGTCAGGTACGCGACGGTTTGAAATCAGCATCTTGAATTCCGCCGGTGCACTCCGGACGCCGAGTGGAGCGAACTGGGCTCAAGGCCTCGACAAGCAAGGCCACTttacagtttgtttgtttgaacccCACTAAGTAAGACTTTGATCATTTTTATATCATTTGTTGTATTAGCTCATGCAACTGTACAGTTGCCAGTCATCGATTTGTGAGTTGGATGGCATATTTTGCAAGTAATTGAAGTGTATTTATTGATTCCAACACTTGGATTTGCCTTCATCACCGTGGCCGAGTGCAGTTCTGatctttgttttattgtttagtTGCAGTGATTTCCAAAATGTTAGATTCCAGTTGTGCCGCGCCTGTGACGTAAGGACTCAGAATGCGTCGACTGGATTGTTTGAAATacctgcatgtatttttttttttttccgacctCTGAGTCACACTCCGATGATGTCTTTGAAAAGTATGCGACGTCCTtcctttttattctattttctttAACTACCCACTTCAGAGCatcttttcaatttaaaatttgccGCCAAACAACTTGAAAGAAACTCCAAGAAATGCGACAAAGAGGAGAAATCGGAAAAGGCCAAAGTTAAGAAAGTAGGCGGACCAACGAAATTGCCGGCGGCTCGGAGTCGGCCGCAGACGGTCTCACGCCGTTTTTCTTTTGCCGGCCGTCTTCAGGCCATCCAGAAGGGCAACATGGACGTGGCGAGGATCCACGCCGAGAACGCCATCAGACAGAAGAACCAGTCTGTGACCTACTTGAGGATGAGCGCTCGAGTGGACGCGGTGGCCGCCAGGGTCCAAACAGCTGTCACGATGAACCAGGTAGGACTTCGACTGCAATCGACGCCGTTCGTGcaaccctaaaaaaaacaaggattgGAATTGCGCGGAAATCCCACAAGATGTTAGCAAAGCAGGATCGGGAAAGGATCATAAAATACCAACACCGCACTTGGAGCTTTTGGGAGTTTGACTTTATTCGAAAGTAAGGTTCACAGGAAACATTGAGTTCAAGTGTGAATGTACAATCAATCATAATAATATCTAAAATAAAAGCACGCCTAAACACATATCTTCCATTCGAGGCAGACACGGAAAGAAAAATGAGTAAAACCAGGAAGGAACATACAACTTGTGCAAAACCGGACGCACAAAAAAACACGGATATCGACGTCAAATCgacaagaaaaaaaggaggCCGGTACTtcatatttgaactttttttttttttttttttttgtagcctgACTCCTGCGAGCTGACATGCGGCTCTTGGTCTTGTTGTTcacatgcacccccccccccaactgttCAAATGTTACACCAACGATTACATTCATTAGTCAAATCATTCAACACGAAAAATAGAGTTGGGAGGATTTTCCTGTATAAACCGTCATTTGGGTTGATTACCAAtttcaaatggtaaaaaaaaaaaccaagtgcaTTCATTGGGTTCCCACTTATAAATATGtttgtatttctgtttttgtcacCAGCGGGTGTCCTCTTCGATGTCTTTTTAATATTATAATTGCAGCAGCTCATTTTTGACCCTCATTTCCAAAGCGCGTTTTTATGACGGCGCCCCTTTCACGACGTGTTAAAATCCTGAAAAGAATATCGCGGTCGGCTCGCGGATGCGACGCTTCACCGGCTTCCTCCGTACTTTTCTGTTACTTCTATGGAAGCTCAGCgtgttccttttttctttttttttgtttgtttaatgaaCGCTGTGCTTCTTGTCAGGTGACGAAATCGATGGCTGGGGTGGTGAAAGGCATGGATGTCACTCTCAAGTCCATGAATTTGGAGAAGGTAATCTTTTTTCAGACATAAATTGGCCCGTGGCCTTTTCTTCCCAAGATGAATGCTTCCTTTTTAAACGTTGCGCTTGGAGTTCAGCTTCATGAGAAGAGCGCATGTTGCAACTTTTTTTGCGTGTCAGATTTCCTCCCTGATGGACAAGTTTGAGCGGCAGTTCGAGACGCTGGATGTGCAAACGGCGCAGATGGAGGACACCATGAGCAGCTCCACGACGCTGACCACCCCGCAGGTGCGCGACGCGGCCGGCCGAGCGTCCGTTCCAAGTGGGGGCGCTTGCTCACGACGCCGTCtctcgcgtgtgtgtgtgtgtttcagaacCAAGTCGATTCGCTGTTGCACGAGATGGCGGACGAAGCAGGGTAACGGACGctcttcaaatcaaaatcatcCAAAGGTGTCCGTTTGGTTTGCATGTGAGCGTCAAAGGGCTGCTAAGGGTTAAGTCGAGTGAACTTTTTGCTCAGGTTGGACCTGAACATGGAGCTCCCCCAGGGACAGACGGGATCGGTCGGCACCAGCGTGGCATCGGCGGAGCAGGTAACGTCGCTTGCGACGATGTCCCGACGACTTCAACCGCAAAGAGTGAAAATCCTCAGTGATTTTtgtggggttaaaaaaaaaacaacaaccccgaAGAAGccatctaccgtaattcccggccgacagagcgcacctggttataagcctcagccagtacatttggaaaggaaataccatttggtacatacagaagttgcagccgtgtaaaagccacaagtggcCACTTTGAAAtagatttacaaagaaagacgtacacagagtttaacgttagcaccgctgcgctaacgcaagggctaacagagccggttaaaaaaaaaaaaaaacagcagtcaaaaatcactgagacacggcagtgacacgctaacggggccggtaaaagtcacttcctcggcacatatattccaccggtctcagctcgagtgcccccttgcggccgttaggggaaaaaaaaatgcacaaataggcCGCATCGCCCCATAAACCCCGggcttgaaaaaagtcgcggcttataagacggaaattacggtagttaatAAGTGTCAATTACATGAGGTGAGCTTGGGGGGTGGGGCATGGCGGGGGTCCACTGTACGATCAGAACCAAGTCATggaattctgggggggggggggggatgtcctCACATTGACAAATCATGTCTTGTCTTTGCGCAAAGGACGAACTGTCTCAACGGTTGGCCAAACTGCGAGAACAGATGTAAACGGACGATGCGACGGCGACGCGCCGCAGAGACGGCGACGTGCTCCAACTTTAGCGGAACGCGACTTCCACCGTAGcgctcctctctctctctctctctctcgtcttcACGTTGCTTCTTCTCTCTGCTGTTTTTGCCTCTCTAACAACAATTAACTTAAAGAAAGCAATCGTAATTCTTCTTGATGGGGCGCGGTGACGGCGGGAAAGTACGGCAAACGATTCCGATCAAGTCACGCGGTCTTTCTTTGCCGTACGCTTTGCTCCGTGAAGCTCTTTTGTTCTTCATGTTGTATAACCTGTTGTTCTTGTACTGGCCTGTCAAAGATATCGCATCTCTTTACTGGTGACAACTTGTGTGCTAATCTACTCATCGTTTGGTTTGTGTTTACACTTTGCAGATTAATAAACTTTTATAATAATACTTGTTTTACTACGTTATTCAACTCCATGTAACTGGATGccagtcatatatatatatatatatatgtcactGTTCAGTGAGGGTGCCCACTTTTCACGTCGTGGTTATGAaaccatgaaaacaaaatacgaTTGGTCCATTTATGCTAAGCAGTTGGACTGCAATCTCATGATTATTTTGACGGATAGCTAATCtgagtttttaatttaaagataattggatttttcaaatgatttcaatccatttgtaaaaaaaaatatatatttattaggatttctttttatttctgatGGAGGGTTCAGAAAGTGACCAAAACACAAATTAActgaattgctgtttttttttctatgaatcagaaaaattgccattttcattgttttctcaaactaaatgtttgcaaattactcgtgttaaaaaaaaaaaaaaaaaaaaacatacacaaagaTAGTCGGAAGTGGACGATGACCGAAAtatgcattgcatttttttgcatttaatcatgtaacagtcataaaaaaataatgtaatgctAATAAtattccaatttaaaaaaaaaaagaagacatttttactgcattttaatattttgcttttttgggtGAAATGACAATCTGCTCCAGCTTGTATTTTAACGTCGACGCCACCGGAAATGACGTCGCCCCGCCTgccagccccccccaaaaagggcACCGTCAGGTCATGTGACTGCGGCGTAAACAGGAAGCAGCTGATCTCAACTCTGAGATTGCGTCCTTCAGCTAATGCTCACAAGTTGCCCGTTCAACGCCACTCACCCGATGCCTCCTGTTTTTTGAGCACACGTCAACTTTTGGTCCATTTCGTGTGAGTTACACCGACTCGAGTTGAATTTTACTGAGCTAGCGGCCAAGCTACGCGCCGTAAATCTGTCGCGTTGCTTTAGCTAAGTGTGGTCGGAGTTCGATCGCTCCAATGGCGCGTGctcgcttttctttttttttgttatgagcTGTTCTGCACGTGACGCGTTGACGCCGAACGTGTGACAAGAGCAAAAATGTGTTCAACGTGTGTGCAGGGCGAGCAAGAGGAGGGAGACGTGCGAGACTAACCCACGACGCTTGCGACCCCCCTTCCCAGCTAACTTGCCGACTTCCGAAGGCGATGTCCAGTTCGGCCATGAAGAAAAAGGTCCTCCCGACACAACCGCGTTTGGTGGTTTTCGAGTGACGCGTCGGATGAGTGTTACTGCCTCATCATTGGCATTTTGCACGCCTTGTGTCCTCCTCGTGTTGTCTtatgaaatgtgtattttccatctctctctctctcgccgaTCTTGTCAGGTGTTACTGATGGGAAAAAGCGGGTCGGGAAAGACCAGCATGAGATCGATCATCTTTGCCAACTACATTGCTCGAGACACGCGTCGCCTTGGAGCAACAAGTGAGGCCCCCCCAGACGGAGTCCATGGGTAGCCTTGTTGTTCTTGCCTAACCTCGtgcttgttgtttgtttgcagtTGACGTGGAACACTCCCACGTGCGCTTCCTCGGCAATCTCGTTCTAAACCTTTGGGACTGCGGAGGGTAAAGTGGACGCGTCGATCGTTCGCTCGCTCCCTCCTCTAGcgcctcctctttgtcttcgcAGACAAGACACTTTTATGGAGAACTACTTCACCAGCCAGCGGGACAACATCTTCCGGAACGTGGAGGTGCTGATTTACGTGTTTGACGTGGAGAGCCGCGAGCTGGAGAAAGACATGCACTACTACCAGTCCTGTCTGGAAGCCATCCTGCAGAATTCCCCCGACGCAAAAGTCTTCTGCCTGGTCCACAAAATGGACCTGGTCCAGGAGGACCAGAGAGActtggtgagttttttttttttttttttgatggcaaTGATTATTAGTTATGCTTTGGTATGTGACAGATTTTTAAAGAGCGTGAAGAGGACTTAAAAAGACTGTCGCGACCTTTGGCTTGCACGTGCTTCAGGACGTCCATCTGGGATGAAACCCTGTACAAGGTTCGCCAGCGGGACCGGCCGTCGGATTTTTGTCTTTGGGGGCGAGGGGGCGTCGCTCATGCCCGTCTGAAATCCCCCGCAGGCCTGGTCCAGCATTGTGTACCAGCTGATCCCAAACGTCCAGCAGCTGGAGACCAACCTGAGGAACTTTGCGCAG
Coding sequences within:
- the chmp1b gene encoding charged multivesicular body protein 1b: MPSMDKHLFNLKFAAKQLERNSKKCDKEEKSEKAKVKKAIQKGNMDVARIHAENAIRQKNQSVTYLRMSARVDAVAARVQTAVTMNQVTKSMAGVVKGMDVTLKSMNLEKISSLMDKFERQFETLDVQTAQMEDTMSSSTTLTTPQNQVDSLLHEMADEAGLDLNMELPQGQTGSVGTSVASAEQDELSQRLAKLREQM
- the rraga gene encoding ras-related GTP-binding protein A, with product MSSSAMKKKVLLMGKSGSGKTSMRSIIFANYIARDTRRLGATIDVEHSHVRFLGNLVLNLWDCGGQDTFMENYFTSQRDNIFRNVEVLIYVFDVESRELEKDMHYYQSCLEAILQNSPDAKVFCLVHKMDLVQEDQRDLIFKEREEDLKRLSRPLACTCFRTSIWDETLYKAWSSIVYQLIPNVQQLETNLRNFAQIIEADEVLLFERATFLVISHYQCKEQRDAHRFEKISNIIKQFKLSCSKLAASFQSMEVRNSNFAAFIDVFTSNTYVMVIMSDPSIPSAATLINIRNARKHFEKLERVDGPKHGLHMRMR